The Lycium ferocissimum isolate CSIRO_LF1 chromosome 10, AGI_CSIRO_Lferr_CH_V1, whole genome shotgun sequence genome window below encodes:
- the LOC132032824 gene encoding NDR1/HIN1-like protein 2 produces MPEPHLNGAYYGPSIPPPSSKTYHRPGHSSSPSCCCNPFTCCCSCIFNCICTCIFQILCTLLIIVAVIGFILWFILRPNKVNFHVANAQLTQFSYSNNNTLNYYLALNVSIRNPNKRIGIYYDLIEARGFYHGVNFGNSSIDPFYQGHKNTTDLDLLFKGTKNEIKLGDYYNGEKDDGVYEIGVKLYMRIRFKFGWIKTKKIKPMIKCDLKVPFKGKGSFERTQCHLDW; encoded by the coding sequence ATGCCAGAACCCCACTTAAACGGTGCCTATTACGGCCCATCAATCCCCCCACCTTCATCCAAGACTTACCACCGTCCAGGCCACTCTAGTTCCCCTTCATGTTGTTGCAACCCATTCAcatgttgttgttcttgcaTCTTCAACTGTATCTGTACTTGCATTTTCCAAATCCTATGTACACTCTTAATCATCGTAGCTGTCATAGGATTCATTCTCTGGTTTATCCTACGACCAAACAAAGTCAATTTCCACGTGGCCAATGCTCAGCTAACTCAGTTCAGTTACTCTAACAACAATACCCTCAATTACTATCTTGCCCTTAATGTCTCCATAAGGAATCCTAATAAAAGGATTGGGATTTACTATGATTTGATTGAAGCTAGGGGTTTTTACCATGGGGTTAATTTTGGTAATTCGAGTATTGATCCGTTTTATCAGGGTCATAAGAATACTACTGATTTGGATCTGTTGTTTAAGGGTACTAAGAATGAGATTAAATTAGGGGATTATTATAATGGAGAGAAGGATGATGGGGTTTATGAGATTGGAGTGAAGCTTTATATGAGGATTAGGTTTAAATTTGGGTGGATTAAGACTAAGAAGATTAAGCCTATGATTAAGTGTGATTTGAAGGTGCCTTTTAAGGGTAAGGGTTCTTTTGAGAGAACCCAATGCCATCTTGATTGGTGA